From a region of the Balaenoptera acutorostrata chromosome 14, mBalAcu1.1, whole genome shotgun sequence genome:
- the LOC103020309 gene encoding zinc finger CCHC domain-containing protein 7: MMFGGYETIEAYEDDLYREESSSELSVDSEVEFQLYSQVHYAQDLDNVIKEEEHEEKNSGNPESFSSKPNQKNLIILSDSEVIQLSDGSEVITLSDEDSIYKCKRKNFRVHAEEKTQGPPAFLHSNELADKKCKRDIEKTKAGERSGTIQEVMIIEVSSSEEEESTISESDNVESWMLLGCEVDDKDDDILLNLVGCEKSVNEGEDGVNWFISDKDVEAQIGKKRTSGRWTHRYYSVNKNVTCRNCDKCGHLSKNCPFPQKVRSCCLCSERGHLQYACPARFCFDCSLPMSSTHRCLERPSWRKRCDRCDMIGHYADACPEIWRQYHLTTKPGPPKKPKTPSGQSALVYCYNCGQEGHYGHECTERRMFNQTFPTSPFIYYYDDKYEIRERDQRIKRKVKELQKNGDFPRQFKRPHMEAADKRPHCDMRKSHASWRNNTWPQEKKETQKEAMNRTSREREKHRKADRCHEVDEDYPRGPRVHSSPGTVKTQKPHKPFHHSSHYHKPREDRLPREGRRVRHKKKESCWEDDGNDNLFLIKQRKKKSKL; this comes from the coding sequence ATGATGTTTGGTGGTTATGAGACCATAGAAGCATATGAAGATGACCTTTATCGTGAAGAGTCATCTAGTGAACTGAGTGTTGATAGTGAGGTGGAATTTCAGCTCTACAGCCAAGTTCATTATGCCCAAGATCTTGATAATGTCATCAAAGAGGAAGAACATGAAGAGAAGAACTCTGGGAATCCTGAATCATTCAGTAGTAAACCAAATCAGAAGAACTTAATTATCCTTTCAGATAGTGAGGTCATCCAGCTATCAGATGGGTCAGAGGTCATCACACTGTCTGATGAAGATagtatttataaatgtaaaagaaagaattttagagTCCATGCAGAAGAAAAGACCCAAGGTCCTCCTGCTTTTCTTCATTCTAATGAGTTGGCAGATAAGAAATGCAAGAGGGATATTGAGAAGACGAAAGCTGGAGAGAGATCAGGTACAATCCAAGAGGTCATGATTATAGAGGTCAGTTCAAGTGAAGAGGAAGAGAGCACCATTTCAGAAAGCGATAATGTGGAAAGCTGGATGCTGCTGGGATGTGAAGTTGATGATAAAGATGACGATATCCTTCTCAATCTTGTGGGGTGTGAAAAGTCTGTTAATGAAGGAGAAGATGGTGTAAACTGGTTCATCAGTGACAAAGACGTTGAGGCACAGATAGGTAAAAAAAGAACATCTGGAAGATGGACCCACCGATACTATTCAGTCAACAAAAACGTTACCTGTAGAAATTGTGACAAATGTGGCCATTTGTCAAAAAACTGCCCCTTTCCACAAAAAGTCCGCTCCTGCTGCCTCTGCTCCGAGAGAGGACACCTCCAGTATGCCTGTCCGGCCCGCTTTTGCTTTGACTGTTCTTTGCCTATGTCTTCTACTCACAGATGTCTTGAAAGACCTTCCTGGAGAAAACGGTGTGACAGATGTGATATGATAGGCCACTATGCTGATGCTTGCCCAGAAATCTGGAGGCAGTATCACCTAACGACCAAACCTGGACCACCCAAAAAGCCAAAGACCCCTTCTGGACAATCAGCCTTGGTGTATTGCTACAACTGCGGACAAGAAGGCCATTACGGACATGAATGTACAGAAAGACGAATGTTTAACCAGACCTTTCCAACATCTCCATTCATCTACTACTATGATGACAAATACGAAATCCGGGAGAGAGATCAGAGAATAAAACGAAAAGTGAAAGAACTCCAGAAGAATGGGGACTTTCCAAGGCAGTTCAAGAGGCCTCATATGGAAGCAGCAGATAAGAGGCCCCACTGTGATATGAGGAAGAGCCATGCCTCATGGAGAAATAACACATGGcctcaagaaaagaaagaaacccaaaaaGAAGCCATGAACAGGACCAGCAGAGAGCGTGAGAAGCACAGGAAGGCTGACAGGTGTCATGAAGTGGATGAGGACTACCCCAGGGGCCCCAGAGTCCACTCTTCTCCTGGCACTGTCAAAACCCAGAAGCCTCACAAGCCCTTTCACCACTCATCGCATTACCACAAGCCAAGAGAAGACAGGCtgcccagagagggcaggagggtcAGGCATAAGAAAAAGGAGAGCTGTTGGGAGGATGATGGCAATGataatttatttctcattaagcagaggaaaaaaaagtctaagcTGTGA